From the Diospyros lotus cultivar Yz01 chromosome 13, ASM1463336v1, whole genome shotgun sequence genome, one window contains:
- the LOC127788671 gene encoding iridoid oxidase-like isoform X1 codes for METTFGDVTFVITVFLLSATLLLLISRKKTRTGRPPPGPPGWPVFGNMFDLGSMSHQTLHSLRTKYGPVIWLRLGSMNTLVVQSAMAAAELFKYHDLDFPDRKVPDALTAWNYHEGGLSLNSYSPYWRLLRRLYSAEFLSAKRINDTAAMRRKCVDNLVKWIEAANGGEVDIGHLLFVASFNLVGNLVLSRDVLSSESEEGFEFFDAMNNVMELGGKANLADYFPFLRRLDPAGMKREMVREMGRARRIVEKFVKDRIEEKKSGREINDEHDLLDVLLNQKGDAKDPPVPESKAINAVLEMFFAGSETTSSSTEWAMAELLQNPSSMRKVKAELDRVIGRSSSSSKVEEGQLEELQYLQAVVKETLRLHPAVPLLLPRNAVKDTDFMGYFIPKDTQVLVNVWGIGRDGDSWDEPSAFRPERFIGSSVEYKGQNFELLPFGAGRRICVGYSLAHRTILLVLATLLHLFDWEAAGGAESVDMRERMGITLRKLVPLKVVPRRRAELLTEDEAKI; via the exons GTTACGTTTGTTATTACTGTCTTTCTATTATCAGCCACTCTCCTCCTTCTGATCAGCCGGAAAAAGACCAGAACCGGCCGGCCGCCCCCGGGACCACCGGGTTGGCCGGTCTTCGGAAACATGTTCGACCTCGGCTCGATGTCACACCAGACCTTACACAGCCTCCGGACCAAGTACGGCCCAGTTATCTGGCTGCGGCTCGGCTCAATGAACACGCTCGTGGTGCAGTCGGCCATGGCGGCCGCCGAGTTGTTCAAGTACCACGACCTCGATTTCCCCGATCGCAAGGTCCCCGACGCCCTCACCGCCTGGAACTACCACGAAGGAGGCTTGTCTCTCAACAGTTACAGCCCGTACTGGCGGCTGCTCCGCCGCCTCTACTCGGCGGAGTTTCTGAGTGCCAAAAGGATAAATGACACCGCCGCCATGAGAAGGAAGTGTGTCGATAACTTGGTGAAGTGGATTGAGGCGGCAAACGGAGGCGAG GTGGACATCGGGCATCTGCTCTTCGTCGCGTCGTTTAACCTGGTTGGCAACCTGGTGCTTTCCAGAGATGTTTTGAGCTCGGAATCTGAAGAGGGGTTCGAGTTCTTCGACGCCATGAACAACGTGATGGAGCTGGGCGGGAAGGCGAATCTGGCTGATTATTTTCCCTTCCTCCGACGGCTGGATCCGGCGGGAATGAAGAGAGAGATGGTGAGAGAGATGGGGCGAGCCAGGAGGATCGTGGAGAAATTCGTGAAGGATAGgattgaagagaaaaaatcgGGCAGAGAGATTAATGATGAACACGACTTGCTGGACGTGCTCTTGAATCAGAAAGGGGACGCCAAAGATCCGCCGGTCCCGGAGTCAAAAGCTATCAATGCCGTGCTG GAAATGTTCTTTGCCGGATCAGAAACAACAAGCAGCAGCACGGAATGGGCAATGGCGGAGCTACTACAAAACCCTAGTTCAATGAGAAAGGTGAAAGCAGAGCTGGACCGAGTCATcggaagaagcagcagcagcagcaaggtAGAAGAAGGGCAGCTGGAGGAGCTGCAGTATTTGCAGGCGGTGGTAAAGGAAACGCTGCGATTGCACCCGGCAGTTCCTCTGCTGCTTCCGAGGAACGCCGTAAAAGACACAGATTTCATGGGCTACTTCATTCCCAAGGACACGCAGGTGCTCGTCAATGTGTGGGGCATCGGAAGGGACGGAGATTCCTGGGACGAGCCCTCGGCGTTCCGGCCGGAGAGATTCATCGGCTCGAGCGTCGAGTACAAGGGGCAGAACTTCGAGCTGCTTCCGTTCGGGGCAGGGAGAAGGATCTGCGTCGGGTACTCGTTGGCTCATCGGACGATTCTCCTCGTGCTGGCCACTTTGCTGCACCTTTTTGACTGGGAGGCCGCAGGCGGCGCCGAAAGTGTGGACATGAGGGAGAGGATGGGGATAACACTACGGAAGCTGGTGCCGCTGAAAGTAGTTCCAAGGCGGCGAGCAGAATTATTGACCGAAGACGAAGCCAAAATCTGA